CAGCGAGCACGACATCCTCGACGGCATCGCCCACTCCACGGCGAGCGAGGTGCGCTGAGGGGCGGTGCCCGGCGGTCTCGGTGTCGGTGGGGCGTCACAGGTTGCGGTAGACGTCCCGCCGGTCGCCCACCTTGACTACGAGGACGACGAGTTCACCATCGTTGATCTGATAGGCGACCCGGTAGCTTCCGACCTGGAGGCGGTAGAGGCCCGACGGGCCGGTGAGCTTCTTGACGTCGGCGTCTTGGCGGTACGGGTCGTCACCGAGTGCGGTCAGTGCGGTCAGGATGCGCATGGCGTCGGGCCTGGAGATGGCCCGGAGCTGCCGCTGCGCCGCCGTGGTGAACCGGAAGGCGTACTTCACGCCGCCTCGCCGTCCTGCTCGCTGAACAGGTCCGCCAGCAGTTCCGCCATGGTCACGGTGGTGCCGCCCTCGGCCAGCACCGTTTCGGCCTCGCGCGCCAGCATCACGTCGGCCGCTTCCTCCAACGCCTCGAAGTCCGAGATCGGCACCACGGCTGCCACCGGGGCGCCGTTGCGGGTGATGACAGTCGGGACGCCTTCCTCAGCCCGGTTGATGTGGTCGGCGAGGTGTGCGCGGGCTTCCCGTACGGTCACGGTGTTCTCAGTCATGAGGCCAGTGTACGCAAGTGTGTGTACACGTGGGTGTCTGGAGGGAGTCGCGTCCGTGCGCGATCCTCGACGGCATCGCCCGGTCGACCGCACAGGAGCCGGTCGGGCGGCGCGGGGAGGCCCTTTCCGGCCTCTTTCCTGCTCGGCGGCAGCCTCGCCTGAGCAGGTGGGACATCGTGTGAGCGACCCCCGCGCCCACTCCGGCGGCACCCCGCCGGGAAAGTTCGTGAAGTTCTTCACAAGAGATTCGGGTCCGGCGGACGATCAAAGAGCCCCCCGGGGGCCGTTCGGGGGCCCGGCGGGCTCCGGAGGGTGCTCGCGAGGGCGACGGGCGGGGCTCGTGGGCGGCCCCAGGGAGGGGGGTTTCCGGAGCGCCTCACGGGACTCGAAAAGACCCGGAAAAGCAGCTCACGCGCCCTTGACAACGGGGCGAAGCGGTCTTTGGTTCCACCGCGCCGACGCGACCTGCGCCGCACGGGTCGCGGAGTTTAACACAGGCTCTGTCGGACCTTGTGAAGGGGCGCACGAACCCCCCTCCCGCGGCGGGTGGATACTCGATGCCATGAGCACCACGGAGCGTCCCAGGATCCTCGTAGTAGGCGGTGGGTACGTAGGCCTGTACGCAGCTCGGCGCATCCTCAAGAAGATGCGCTACGGCGAGGCGACCGTCACGGTCGTCGACCCCCGGTCGTACATGACCTACCAGCCCTTCCTCCCCGAAGCCGCCGCCGGCAGCATCTCCCCCCGGCACGTCGTCGTCCCGCTGCGACGCGTGCTGCCGAAGGCGGAGGTCCTTACCGGTCGGGTCACCACCATCGACCAGGACCGCAAGGTCGCCACGATCGCCCCGCTGGTGGGCGAGGCGTACGAGCTGCCCTTCGACTACCTGGTCATCGCGATGGGCGCGGTATCCCGCACCTTCCCGATCCCCGGCCTCGCCGAGCAGGGCATCGGCATGAAGGGCATCGAGGAGTCCATCGGCCTGCGCAACCACGTCCTCGAACAGCTCGACAAGGCCGACTCCACCCACGACGAGGAGATCCGCCGCAAGGCGCTCACCTTCGTCTTCATCGGCGGTGGCTTCGCGGGTGCGGAGACCATCGGCGAGGTCGAGGACATGGCCCGGGACGCGGCCAAGTACTACAAGAACGTGTCCCGCGAGGACATGCGCTTCATCCTGGTCGACGCCGCCGACAAGATCCTCCCCGAGGTCGGCCCCAAGCTCGGCCAGTACGGCAAGGAGCACCTGGAGAGCCGGGGCGTGGAGATCTACCTCTCCACCTCCATGGACTCCTGCGTCGACGGCCACGTGGTGCTGAAGAACGGCCTGGAGGTCGACTCCCACACGATCGTGTGGACCGCGGGCGTCAAGCCCAACCCGGCGCTGACCCGCTTCGGCCTGCCGCTCGGCCCGCGCGGCCACGTCGACTGCGAGCCCACGCTCCAGGTCAAGGGCACGGACTACATCTGGGCCGCCGGCGACAACGCACAGGTCCCGGACCTCGTCGGCCGCAAGGCGGGCAACGAGAACGCCTGGTGCCCGCCGAACGCCCAGCACGCGCTGCGCCAGGCCAAGGTCCTCGGCGACAACGTGGTCTCCGGCATGCGGGGCTTCCCGCAGAAGGAGTACAGCCACGCCAACAAGGGCGCGGTCGCGGGCCTCGGCGTGCACAAGGGCGTCGCGATGATCGTCATGGGCAAGATGAAGATCAAGCTCAAGGGCCGTCTCGCCTGGTACATGCACCGCGGCTACCACGGTCTGGCGATGCCGACCTGGAACCGCAAGATCCGCATCTTCGCCGACTGGACCCTCGGCATGTTCCTCAAGCGCGAGGTCGTCTCCCTCGGCGCCGTGGAGAACCCGCGCGAGGAGTTCTACGAGGCCGCCAAGCCGGCGCCGGTCGCCGCGAAGACCGAGGAGAGGGCCAAGGCCTCCTGACCTCACACGGTCGCCGGACCACCCGAGGGACCTCCCGCCATCCGTGGTGCGGGAGGTCCCTCGGCGTTCCGGGAGCCGGCCAGCTGCATGCTCTGTACAGCTATTTTGCTGAGTCGTAACTCCTTCGCGGGACTGCGCCGAGCACTCCGCGATGTTTACGTGGTGAACGACATCCGGGATCCGCTGTTTTGGAGGTGTGCGCCATGGCCGACGCCGCGTCGCGGCTGAGGAGTCTTGCCGAACAGGCGCTGGGAGCACCGCTCCCGGTGCGGCTGCGGGCGTGGGACGGATCGCAGGCGGGGCCGGCCGACGCGCCGGCGCTCGTCCTGCGCAACCGCCGCGCCCTGCGCCGCATGCTGTTCAAACCCGGCGAACTGGGCCTGGCCCGCGCCTGGGTCGCCGGCGACCTGGACGTCGAGGGCGACCTGTACACGGCCCTCGACGCCGTGGCCGGGCTGGTCTGGGAACGCGACGAGGACGCCCGCGGCCTCGTCCAGGCGCTGCGCGACCCGGACGTGCGGGCCGCCGGGCGGGAGCTGTTGAAGCTCGCCGGGCCGCCCGTCCCGCCCGCCCCGCCCCGCGAGGAGGTCCGCAGGCCCCGCCGCGGGCTGCACACGCGCCGCACCGACAAGCGGGCCATCAGCCACCACTACGACGTCGGCAACGACTTCTACGAGATCGTCCTCGGCTCGTCCATGGTGTACTCCTGCGCCTACTGGGAGCCGGACGCGACGCTGGAGTCGGCCCAGCGCGACAAGCTCGAACTGGTCTGCCGCAAGCTCGGCCTGACACCGGGGCAGCGACTGCTGGACGTCGGCTGCGGCTGGGGCTCGATGGCCGTCCACGCGGCCCGGGAGCACGGCGTGAGCGTCGTCGGCGTCACCCTCTCGCAGGAACAGGCGGCCTACGCCCGCAAGCGCGTGGCCGACGAGGGCCTGACCGACCGCGTGGAGATCAGGGTCCAGGACTACCGGGACGTCGTGGACGGCCCCTACGACGCGATCTCCTCCATCGGCATGGCCGAGCACGTCGGCGCCGAACGCTACCTGGAGTACGCCAGGAACCTGTACGCCCTGCTCAAGCCCGGCGGCCGGCTGCTCAACCACCAGATCGCCCGCCGGCCCCGGCGCGACGAAACGGCCTACGAGGTCGACCCGTTCATCGACTCCTACGTCTTCCCGGACGGCGAACTCGCCCCCGTCGGCACCACCGTGACCCAGTTGGAGCGCGCCGGCTTCGAGGTCCGGGACGTGGAGTCGATCCGCGAGCACTACGCCCTCACCCTGCGCCGCTGGGTGACCAACCTCGAGGCCGACTGGGACCGCGCGGTCCGCCTCACCACCCCGGGCCGCGCCCGCGTCTGGCGCCTGTACATGGCGGCCTCCGCGCTCGCCTTCGAGCGCAACCGCATCGGCGTCAACCAGGTCCTCGCGGTCCGCACCCCGGAGTCCGGCCGGTCCGGCCTGCCGCTGCGCACCCGCACCTGGAACGCCTGACACACCCCGAGGGGGCCGCGCTCCGTCACGGAGCGCGGCCCCCTCGGGCCGCGCGCGGCTATTCGGCCCTGATCGCCGCGAGCATGTCCAGACCGGCCGCCCGCCGGGCCGGCCACAGCGCGGCCGGTACGCCGACCACCGCCGCCAGCAGCAGGAGGAGCGCCATCCGGCCCAGGGCGGGACCAGTTCGCACGTCGGCATCCTCGCGCCCAGCAGTTCACCGGCCGCCCAGCCGAAGAACACCCCCAGCGCGAGGCCCAGCACCCCGCCGAACAGGGAGATCACCAGGGACTCCAGGCGGACCATGCGCCGGACCGCCCTGCGCTCCAGGCCGACCGCGCGGAGCACGCCGATCTCCTGGGAGCGCTCGAAGACCGACATGGCCAGGGTGTCGACGACCCCGAGGACGGCGACGACCACCGCCATGCCGAGCAGGCCGTAGACCATGTACGGTGTCCAGCCACTGCCGGTCCGGCTTGCGGCCCGCGATGTCCATCGGGAGGGTGACGTTCTCCAGGGCGGTCAGCGTCGGCAGCAGGTTGAACGCCTGGAAGATGAAGCCGATCCTGTCCCGGCGCAACCTGGTGAGCTGCTTGTCCTTCAGGGAGCCCGGTTCGGTCCCGCCGATCCGCACGAACCCCGAGGAGAAGGTGTCCGGACCGGCCACCCAGTGCATCAACGTGGACCTGCCGGAACCCGACGGCCCCATGATCGCGGCGAACTCGGCCTGCCGGGAGTCGACGGAGGCCCGGTCCAGCGCGACCACCCGGGTCTCGCCCTGGCCGTAGGTCTTCGACGGCTCCGTGGCGCGCGCGGCCACGGCGGTGTTCCGGTCGGCTGTGCGTGTGGTGGTCACGGGGCGGCGCTCCTGCCGGGACGGCGTTCGCGGGGACCGGTTCATCGTCCCGGCCGCCGGCGCCCGTGCAGTCAGTCGCTGTTCCGGTTCCGGGGGCGACTCGGGTCGCGCGGAGCGGCTCCGGGTCATACCTGGGGAGGAGGGACGACCCCGGGAGCCGCCGGCCCGCCCGCCCGTCCGCCGGCCCGCCCGTCCGTCCGTCCGTCTGCCCACCTGTGCCGCCTCTGCCGGAGAACGGCGCCTTGTACCCGTCCGGTCGAGAACAGGTGGAGCGCCCTCGTTCGGTAGGTGAAATTCCGTCATTCCGCGTACGCGCGCGGACGCGCCCCGTCACGCTTTTGGCAAGTGTGGATGGCCGTACCAGGGTCTGATGCACCCTCAGACATCAATAAAATAAGACAACATCGGCCGGTCCCGTCCGCTGTGCGAGGGACGCCGCCCGATAGGCTCTGGATCTCCAAGCGGACCCCAAGGCCTGCCCGGATGGTGGAATGCAGACACGGCGAGCTTAAACCTCGCTGCCCCTCGCGGGCGTACCGGTTCAAGTCCGGTTCCGGGCACTACCGCCTTCACCGCGAGTGATCAATGGGAACGGTGTGTGCCCGTTTCCGGCTCCGCCTCCGGCCCCGGTCGTGCGCCCCGGCTCGTCCCGCCTCGCGCACCCTGTTCCCCCGGCGGCGCTGCTTGCACCGCGGCCGGCCTCCCGATCACCCCGGTCCGAACGCAGCCGGGACCATCGCCGCCGTTCCCGTCCGCCCGTCGACGGCGGATGCGCCCCGCCCGGACCCCATCCCCTTCGGCGCCCGCCTCCGGCCGGCCCGGCCGGAACGGTCCGCCTCCCCGCGCGCCGCCGGGCGGCCCCGCCGGGGCCCGCACGGGGTTCCCGCTGGACCGGGGCGGGAATGAGAGCTTCCGTGGCCGGGCATCAGGCTTCCACGCGGCGTGGTGCGCGGGCCGGCAGGGGAAGGATCACCCTCAAGTAGGACGAGCCGTCTTTTGCCAATCCATTACTCTGGAGCCAAGGCCGTGTCGTGCGGCCATGGAGGAGTGAAATGAGGAGCAGCAACCCGGTCTTCTCGCGACGGGGGTTCAGCCGCGACAACGGCTACGCCGGCTTCAACACCGCAGCGCAGGCCGGGTACGCGCAGGGCAACCCGTACGCGCAGAACCCCTACGCCCAGAACCCCTACGCCCAGCAGGGCGCGCAGTACGGCGCGCCGCCGCAGGCCCCGGCCGCCACCGGCCGGATGACGATGGACGACGTCGTCCTGCGCTCGGCCCTCACGCTCGGCACGGTCGCCGTCGGCGCCGTCCTCGCGTGGGCGCTGCTGCCGGTCTCGGGGACCAGCTACGGCCTGGCCTTCGGCGCCGCCATCATCGCGATGGTCCTGGCGCTCGTGCAGAGCTTCAAGCGGACCCCGTCGCCCGCGCTGATCCTGGGGTACGCCGCCTTCGAGGGCGTCTTCCTCGGTGTCATCAGCGAGATGTACAACAGCCGCTGGAGCGGCGCCCCCTTCCAGGCGGTGCTGGGCACCATGGCGGTCTCGGCCGCGACCCTGCTCGTCTACAAGGCGGGCTGGATCCGCGTCACCGCCCGCTACGCCCGGATCGGCATGGCCATCGCCGTCGCGTTCGTGCTGGTCATGGCGGTCAACCTGCTGCTGGTCGCGTTCGGCGTCGCCGAAGGCGGCGGCCTGCGCAGCTTCGGCCCGCTCGGTGTGGCCGTCGGCGTCATCGCGATCCTGCTCGGCGCGTTCTTCCTGACCCTCGACTTCAAGCAGATCGAGGACGGCATCGCCTACGGCGCTCCGCGCGACGAGTCCTGGCTCGCCGCGTTCGGCCTCACCCTGACCCTGGTGTGGATCTACGTGGAGATGTTGCGACTGGTGGCGATCTTCAACAACAACGACTAGCCGGTCCCACCTGCCGTGTGCGGAGGGCCCCGGGTGACCCCGGGGCCCTCCGGCGTCCTAGAGCAGCTTCCGCGCCGCCCTCCTGAGGTCGTACTCGTGGACGATCGCCTTGGCGTGGCCGTACGCCAGGTCGTGTTCGGCCCGCAGCCAGCTGACCTTCTCCTCGAAGCGGAAGAGGGCTGGACCTTCCTCGACGGTGCGCAGCCAGTCGGTGACTTCACGACCGGTGCAGTGCGGGATGCGGGCGAGCAGGTTGCGGTGGGTCTCCTCGGAGAAGAGTTGGGACATCGGCGCCTCCGAACGCAAAGGGGATGTAAGCCGGTCCTTGACGCCACCGTGCCCGAGCGTCCGCCTCTTGGCAACAGTGCGGCGCGTTACGCTCGGCGCGTGGTTGATACGACGCCCCTGAGCCGAGCCGTGGATCATTTCGCCGACCGGTTGCGGGCGGCCCCGCAGAGCCGGCTGCAACGCAGCGCCGCCGCGGAGGCGCTGGCGCTGGCCAGGGAGTTGGCCCGGTGGGCGCAACGCGTCGAGGAGCCGTCCGCTGAACCCCGGGAGATGCCGGACGCGGGGATGTTCGCGGCGGCCGACCAGATCCTGGTGGCCGCGCACGACCTGGCCCTGGTGCTGGAGAGCGAGGAGCAGGTCGGCGAGGCGGTCCGGCTGGTGGAGGAGGCGCGCAAGAGGGCGGGCGTCTGAGGCGCGCGGGCGCCGGCGCACCCGCCCCGTCCGCTCGCACCGCCGCCCCGGAAGGACGCGTCCGTCAGAACGACGCGATGACCCTGTCCGCCAGGATGTAGACCGTGTCCTCGCCGCAGGTGAAGGTCAGGGTGTAGGCGCCGGAGATGCCGGAACCGCCGAGCAGGTACGGCGTCCCGCCCTCCCGCAGGGCCGCCGCCAGGCGCTCGGCCGTCTCGCGGTGGCCCGGGGTCATGCACAGGGTGGTGCCGTCCGTGAAGACGTACACGTCGAGTGTGCCCAGGGGGCCGGGGCGCACGTCGGAGAGTTCGGTGCGGTCGGCGGCCAGGCGCTCCAGGGTGTCCACCGTGCGCTCGTGGTCGTTGGCGACCGGCGACTGCACCGGGACGAAGTCGGGGTGCGAGGGGTG
This is a stretch of genomic DNA from Streptomyces sp. TG1A-8. It encodes these proteins:
- a CDS encoding type II toxin-antitoxin system RelE/ParE family toxin, whose protein sequence is MKYAFRFTTAAQRQLRAISRPDAMRILTALTALGDDPYRQDADVKKLTGPSGLYRLQVGSYRVAYQINDGELVVLVVKVGDRRDVYRNL
- a CDS encoding type II toxin-antitoxin system Phd/YefM family antitoxin, yielding MTENTVTVREARAHLADHINRAEEGVPTVITRNGAPVAAVVPISDFEALEEAADVMLAREAETVLAEGGTTVTMAELLADLFSEQDGEAA
- a CDS encoding NAD(P)/FAD-dependent oxidoreductase; its protein translation is MSTTERPRILVVGGGYVGLYAARRILKKMRYGEATVTVVDPRSYMTYQPFLPEAAAGSISPRHVVVPLRRVLPKAEVLTGRVTTIDQDRKVATIAPLVGEAYELPFDYLVIAMGAVSRTFPIPGLAEQGIGMKGIEESIGLRNHVLEQLDKADSTHDEEIRRKALTFVFIGGGFAGAETIGEVEDMARDAAKYYKNVSREDMRFILVDAADKILPEVGPKLGQYGKEHLESRGVEIYLSTSMDSCVDGHVVLKNGLEVDSHTIVWTAGVKPNPALTRFGLPLGPRGHVDCEPTLQVKGTDYIWAAGDNAQVPDLVGRKAGNENAWCPPNAQHALRQAKVLGDNVVSGMRGFPQKEYSHANKGAVAGLGVHKGVAMIVMGKMKIKLKGRLAWYMHRGYHGLAMPTWNRKIRIFADWTLGMFLKREVVSLGAVENPREEFYEAAKPAPVAAKTEERAKAS
- a CDS encoding cyclopropane-fatty-acyl-phospholipid synthase family protein, which codes for MADAASRLRSLAEQALGAPLPVRLRAWDGSQAGPADAPALVLRNRRALRRMLFKPGELGLARAWVAGDLDVEGDLYTALDAVAGLVWERDEDARGLVQALRDPDVRAAGRELLKLAGPPVPPAPPREEVRRPRRGLHTRRTDKRAISHHYDVGNDFYEIVLGSSMVYSCAYWEPDATLESAQRDKLELVCRKLGLTPGQRLLDVGCGWGSMAVHAAREHGVSVVGVTLSQEQAAYARKRVADEGLTDRVEIRVQDYRDVVDGPYDAISSIGMAEHVGAERYLEYARNLYALLKPGGRLLNHQIARRPRRDETAYEVDPFIDSYVFPDGELAPVGTTVTQLERAGFEVRDVESIREHYALTLRRWVTNLEADWDRAVRLTTPGRARVWRLYMAASALAFERNRIGVNQVLAVRTPESGRSGLPLRTRTWNA
- a CDS encoding Bax inhibitor-1/YccA family protein — protein: MRSSNPVFSRRGFSRDNGYAGFNTAAQAGYAQGNPYAQNPYAQNPYAQQGAQYGAPPQAPAATGRMTMDDVVLRSALTLGTVAVGAVLAWALLPVSGTSYGLAFGAAIIAMVLALVQSFKRTPSPALILGYAAFEGVFLGVISEMYNSRWSGAPFQAVLGTMAVSAATLLVYKAGWIRVTARYARIGMAIAVAFVLVMAVNLLLVAFGVAEGGGLRSFGPLGVAVGVIAILLGAFFLTLDFKQIEDGIAYGAPRDESWLAAFGLTLTLVWIYVEMLRLVAIFNNND
- a CDS encoding DUF4287 domain-containing protein, which produces MSQLFSEETHRNLLARIPHCTGREVTDWLRTVEEGPALFRFEEKVSWLRAEHDLAYGHAKAIVHEYDLRRAARKLL